One Miscanthus floridulus cultivar M001 chromosome 11, ASM1932011v1, whole genome shotgun sequence DNA window includes the following coding sequences:
- the LOC136493293 gene encoding protein root UVB sensitive 2, chloroplastic-like, whose amino-acid sequence MNILERIRGGGDRAAATEPPPPQPVCWVEISESVSRLCSFDAAGSGGGSISVKVIQDSRPIHDKVVDSFLNKFFPSGYPYSVNEGYLTYTRFRALQHFSSAMLHVLSTQSLLFAAGLRPTPAQATALSWILKDGMQHAGKLICSSMGARMDSEPKSWRILADVLYDFGTALEVVSPLCPQLFLEVAGLGNFAKGMAVVAARATRLPIYSSFAKEGNLSDLFAKGEAISTLFNVMGIGAGIGLASTVCSTTQGKLIAGPLLSAVHIYGVVQEMRATPVNTLNPQRTAMIVADFIKSGKVSSPAELRYREDLLFPNRVIEEAGSVKIGQPLRRVLSPRLVEQLRATFPDEKFLLTQKSNRTYMVLEQSASGEDAFRGWLVAAFASEMERSGIGSRDAVLNEAYEKTKRVFPAFVSEVRSRGWYTDQFLDGNGSRVAFAKSQ is encoded by the exons ATGAACATACTC GAGAGGATACGTGGAGGTGGCGACAGGGCGGCCGCCACGGAGCCGCCGCCCCCGCAGCCGGTGTGCTGGGTGGAGATTTCGGAGTCCGTCTCACGGCTCTGCAGCTTCGACGCCGCTGGTAGTGGTGGCGGCAGCATCTCT GTAAAAGTTATTCAGGATTCTAGACCTATACATGATAAAGTTGTTGATTCTTTCTTGAACAAGTTTTTTCCATCAGGTTATCCATACAG TGTGAATGAGGGTTACTTAACTTATACCAGATTCCGAGCACTACAGCATTTCTCTAGTGCTATGCTACATGTGCTGTCAACACAG TCATTGCTATTTGCTGCAGGTTTGCGACCTACCCCAGCTCAAGCAACTGCTTTAAGTTGG ATTCTAAAAGATGGAATGCAGCACGCAGGAAAGCTCATTTGTAGCAGCATGGGGGCAAGAATGGATTCCGAACCAAAGAGTTGGAGGATACTTG CTGATGTTCTCTATGATTTTGGTACTGCCTTGGAAGTCGTTTCACCTCTGTGCCCACAACTTTTCCTTGAAGTAGCAGGCTTGGGAAATTTTGCGAAG GGAATGGCCGTTGTTGCAGCAAGAGCAACAAGGCTTCCAATTTACTCTTCTTTTGCCAAAGAAGGCAACCTTAGTGATTTATTTGCTAAAGGGGAAGCCATCTCAACACTTTTCAATGTCATGGGAATAGGAGCTGGAATTGGATTGGCATCTACTGTTTGTTCAACAACTCAAGGGAAG TTAATTGCAGGCCCGTTACTTTCTGCAGTGCATATATACGGAGTTGTCCAAGAGATGAGAGCAACTCCTGTAAACACACTCAACCCACAAAGAACAGCAATGATTGTGGCTGATTTTATTAAG AGTGGAAAGGTTTCTAGCCCAGCTGAGCTAAGATACAGAGAAGACCTTCTGTTTCCTAACCGAGTTATAGAAGAAGCTGGAAGTGTGAAGATCGGACAGCCACTCCGCAGAGTCTTGAGTCCGAGGCTCGTTGAACAGCTGAGGGCAACTTTCCCAGACGAGAAATTCTTGCTTACCCAAAAAAGCAACAGGACATACATGGTTCTTGAGCAAAGTGCGAGCGGAGAGGACGCATTCAGGGGGTGGCTGGTTGCCGCATTTGCTTCAGAGATGGAGAGGTCAGGCATCGGTTCGCGTGACGCGGTTCTGAATGAGGCCTATGAGAAGACGAAGAGGGTCTTCCCCGCTTTTGTATCAGAAGTTAGGAGTAGAGGATGGTACACGGATCAGTTTTTGGATGGGAACGGTAGTCGAGTTGCATTTGCGAAGTCCCAGTAG